In Phalacrocorax aristotelis chromosome 6, bGulAri2.1, whole genome shotgun sequence, one DNA window encodes the following:
- the LOC142058801 gene encoding uncharacterized protein LOC142058801 — MLIEKYMLKLAVGFVSLLCSAVIRDTLPRRLVIKTLALTVTGYLGLAWKPLLYYSYHLMEAISNYTSSSEKFFMEEIQNSTLAAILYNVSSFIAPTFQYLEHPCVVKIHLLILLWQTVSDLSKVNKQVKNIIQRSAPRLNSYAWQGMWDSMGKCLRQWAPHVVWDFTPEQVQNPEKLVEHLEEVCCHPGNSREIQITAMCWGLAYAYRALFNTIQYPQGKEKGATPIPVTSTAATQTPTTDTAATPTPVTSTAATQTFTTDTAATPTPVPSVAAKPENQPMPVSVTPIRKKKSWKRRSTCLERDYEEPGPSREEEEEEEECVQETETTRSLSLSELRDIRKDFGRHSGEHVITWLLRCWDNGASSLELEGKEAKQLGSFSREGGIDKAIGKGTQALSLWRRLLSAVRERYPFKEDIVFRLGKWMAMEKDIQHLRELAVLEVVYGDLDDQRSSKDPDEAECTQPMWWKFVRSAPSSYVNSLAAMS; from the coding sequence atgctgattgaaaagtacatgttaaaacttgctgttggttttgtcagtttgctgtgctctgcagtgattagagatactttgcctaggagacttgttattaaaacactggccttgactgttaccggttatttaggtcttgcatggaagccattactgtactacagctaccacctcatggaggcaattagcaattatacctcctcctctgagaagttttttatggaggaaatacagaacagcACCTTAGCTGCCATcttatataatgtctcctccttcattgcaccaacttttcagtatcttgaacatccttgtgtagtcaagatacatctgttgatattgctttggcagacagtgtcagatctgtctaaggttaataagcaagttaagaatataatccagagatctgccccaaggctcaacagctatgcgtggcagggtatgtgggatagtatgggcaaatgcctaagacagtGGGCACCccatgtggtgtgggacttcacccctgaacaagtgcagaatcctgaaaaattagtagaacatttggaggaagtgtgttgtcaccctggcaattccagagagatacaaatcactgcaatgtgctggggcctggcttatgcctatcgagccctatttaacactattcagtacccccaagggaaagagaagggagctactccaatccccgtgacaagcactgcggccactcaaacccccacgacagacactgcagctactccaaccccagtgacgagcactgcagccactcaaaccttcacgacagatactgcagctactccaaccccagtgccaagcgttgcagctaaaccagagaaCCAACCtatgccagtatcagtcacccctatacgcaagaagaaatcatggaagagaaggtcaacttgtttagaaagagattatgaggaaccagggccatcacgagaagaggaggaggaagaggaagaatgtgtacaagaaacggaaactacccgatccctatccttgagtgagttgcgggatatacggaaagattttgggcgtcattcaggtgagcacgttatcacctggctgctccgatgctgggataatggggccagtagtttggaattagaggggaaggaagccaaacaactgggatccttctctagggaagggggcattgacaaagcaattggaaaaggaacacaagccctcagtctCTGGAGGAGGCTCCTGTCCgcggtgagagagaggtatcccttcaaagaagatattgtatttcgcctaggaaaatggatggcCATGGAGAAAGacattcagcatctaagggaattagccgtgcttgaggtggtttatggtgacctggacgatcaacggtcctccaaagatccagatgaagctgagtgcactcaacccatgtggtggaagtttgtacggagtgcaccatcctcgtatgtAAACTCATTGGCAGCGATGTCCTag